From Lolium perenne isolate Kyuss_39 chromosome 5, Kyuss_2.0, whole genome shotgun sequence, a single genomic window includes:
- the LOC139831269 gene encoding uncharacterized protein yields the protein MMRELKVIFETHAAVESYEASKQFFGCMMEEGSSVSEHMFAMSGHARKLSDLGIVIPNQLGIHRVLQSLPPSYKNFVMNYNMQNMNKELPELFSMLKSAEVEIQKEHQVLMVNKTTRFKKQGKPKKDLKKGGKKAAAHPEKPKGGPKPDTDCYYCNGKGHWKRNCSKYLADLKSGLVKKKKGTTE from the exons atgatgcgtgagctcaaagttatctttgaaactcatgcggccgtggaaagctatgaggcctcgaagcagttctttggctgcatgatggaagagggcagctccgttagtgagcacatgttcgctatgtccggacatgcgaggaagctcagtgacttggggattgtgatccctaaccagctgggtattcatcgtgttctccaatcactgccaccaagttacaagaacttcgtgatgaactacaatatgcagaacatgaacaaggagttacctgaactcttctccatgctgaaatctgctgaggttgagatacagaaagagcaccaagtgttgatggtcaataagaccaccaggttcaagaaacagggcaaacctaagaaggacctcaagaagggtggcaagaaagctgccgctcatcctgagaagcctaagggtggccctaaacctgatactgactgctattactgcaatgggaaggggcactggaagcggaattgctccaagtatctggctgatctgaagagcggccttgtcaagaagaagaaag gaactacggaataa